CACTATTTTCAGTGAAAAGCTGCAAATACTAGACCCCATATGAGGTCGTGCCTATGGAATACGCCACCGCCCGCAACCGCATGGTTGAAAATCAGCTGATAAGCCGAGGCATCAAGGATCAGAGAGTGCTGCAAGCCATGCGGACTGTTCCCCGCCATCTATTCGTCGAAGAAGCCCTCCGGAATCAGGCCTACAGCGATCATCCTTTGCCAATCGGCGAGAAGCAGACCATTTCCCAGCCATATATGGTGGCGCTCATGACTGAAGCCCTGGAACTTCAGGGTGACGAACGCGTTCTGGAAATCGGCACCGGCTCTGGCTATCAGGCCGCCATCCTAGCAGAACTCGCCGAGAAAATCTATTCAATTGAACGTCTCCGCTCCCTGTCCATGAGGGCACGACGTATTTTGGACAAACTGGGTTATCTGAACATTGTTTTAAAGGTTGGTGACGGCACCATAGGTTGGAAGGAAGAAGCTCCTTTTGACGCCATCATTGTCACGGCCGGCTCGCCGGACGTACCTCAACCCCTGGTCGATCAGCTGGCAGT
Above is a window of Deltaproteobacteria bacterium DNA encoding:
- a CDS encoding protein-L-isoaspartate(D-aspartate) O-methyltransferase, with translation MEYATARNRMVENQLISRGIKDQRVLQAMRTVPRHLFVEEALRNQAYSDHPLPIGEKQTISQPYMVALMTEALELQGDERVLEIGTGSGYQAAILAELAEKIYSIERLRSLSMRARRILDKLGYLNIVLKVGDGTIGWKEEAPFDAIIVTAGSPDVPQPLVDQLAVGGRLVIPVGDRYSQSLMKIVREKTGLKKIDLGGCRFVNLVGQHGWQSSN